One Aphelocoma coerulescens isolate FSJ_1873_10779 chromosome 5, UR_Acoe_1.0, whole genome shotgun sequence DNA segment encodes these proteins:
- the CEP170B gene encoding centrosomal protein of 170 kDa protein B isoform X6, with translation MSVTSWFLVSSTGIRHRLPREMIFVGRDDCELMLQSRSVDKQHAVINYDKEKDEHWVKDLGSLNGTFVNDVRIPDQKYITLKLNDVIRFGYDSNMYVLEQIQHKVPEEALKHEKYTSQLQMNYKGTAMKRAEQHMEHGVYTESPQAKLEKGERKAITETNTYRTPLYGQPSWWGEDDANNKEERRQEEHYSERSKEITQHEEELNGNISTYRDAQEQSVFAFRREPSYFEIPTKEFQQPSKSPETQVHEIPTKDVDAVVAPVVQSHASFTIEFDDGTPGKIKIKDHVTKFSLRQRRPFSKEPAHTEVMSAESKVADWLVQNDPSLMRRQSAGDDVYSTKSDLPVHVRTLKGSWSLTESCCVPSHPFPSPKKGHRHEDGTQSDTEDPKAEKETTPGSERPTEQTRLQRQMRRDPHEMLHNKQAFVIEFFEDTPRKKRSQSFTHSAHSSQSDTDPGLKNKVEKRKNALPAEKPGNSVPPSHLAAQAGKATSNSCGTQRTSSFKREKTEDRINSSSSSAPRAKSYGSVGRKSKMAQDFMAEYLRETAQSGKPSTEKPAPLPMPVAPRVVISSEPEPASAPPPEVKSAQGRRNDEEDSVSETGTYTIETESQDKEVEEARKMIDQVFGVLESPEFSRISSAFRPVIKGEKDDSGSQHLISENGTSQKSPLLQAFSSKAVNGSQAEAQMSAATQGSQKWVSRWASLADSYSDSGSVSGQGDGSAESGVPPKPGEPENSVPSRTRRLLPQLPPSDKSDSPTPTVLVCQESYSEVTKRTIVKDHCVEAYGDSSSRLFIQEDLDPDSLSDASRSDDGFSMEKGKKYKENSKMLEQMGEDNRSESRQPGACRISHVRAVSEPVSTSFYIGDDSNDAGVPSKLSLSVTHARADKDSKDPEFSFRCAGTPVSGKPPVKDVSAYINAAGKVVISLHQSLPQDQENMSGKETTSFVRQESFTKDKSSSGVPQNKLPHISSHPLLKDLEAVRSTRMDFSQDTHLLLKDTETALAALEAKLLGQSQQVEPSETAGQLEDSLSGDSDVDTASTVSLVSGKNVPASAPKRKAVASLQKEKSSSTPSIQDQCGQPSARDRLTEKRKTQAPEAPNRAEAAKRFQMKRSTGTRGSLDFTDDERSSNSPYLPVPDAVVSDHEHSVTRPVPRRKPYTQATKEDQSKTTSNVQKIQQVLTRSNSLSTPRPTRASKLRRARLGDASDNECVDAEKTASNPDTAAQGIKQPTETKKLSRLDILAMPRKRAGSFTVPSDSETAQSRTGFSGRSAESYRKMGVSDVRAAARKTAAAASAKQPFSRTRSSSVKYSSSSSSTQTPRIRGSGLGKQKHNGKETDDDEDFDDNPDPYNFMAQTAEIAEIARLSQTLVKDVAILAREIHDVAGDGDSQSSSGTGPSTSLSSVPNTPASTISAREELVQHIPEASLNYQKVPPGSVELKDFDQNMNDNREEDPSRKTRTRNREEVIFDNLMLNPVSQLSHTIRENTENLAEKMKILFQNSERTWEEMEAKINSENEVPILKTSNKEISSILKELRRVQKQLEVINAIVDPTGNLDIVASNKASAAAKQSTATKVRTANNSGSTLETLSPAQMRNYTQKSNCGSSSLQDSNFIPDGEKYVI, from the exons AAACGAATACTTACCGCACCCCTCTCTATGGGCAGCCCTCCTGGTGGGGGGAAGATGATGCAAATAACAAGGAGGAGAGAAGGCAAGAGGAACATTACTCAG AGAGATCAAAAGAGATAACCCAACATGAAGAGGAACTGAATGGGAATATTTCTACTTATAGAGATGCCCAAGAACAATCTGTGTTTGCCTTCCGGAGAGAGCCAAGTTACTTTGAGATTCCAACTAAAGAATTTCAGCAGCCATCAAAATCTCCAGAAACACAGGTCCATGAGATCCCAACAAAGGATGTTGATGCTGTGGTAGCCCCTGTTGTACAGAGTCATGCCTCTTTCACCATTGAATTTGATGATGGTACCCCTggtaaaataaagataaaagacCATGTAACTAAATTTTCGCTCAGACAGAGAAGACCCTTCAGTAAGGAACCAGCTCATACAGAGGTGATGTCAGCAGAGAGCAAAGTGGCTGACTGGCTTGTCCAGAATGACCCAAGCCTGATGAGAAGGCAGTCTGCAGGAGATGATGTTTACAGTACCAAGAGTGACCTGCCAGTTCATGTAAGGACGCTTAAAG GTTCCTGGTCGTTGACTGAATCGTGTTGTGTGCCTTCACACCCGTTTCCTTCTCCAAAaaaag GCCATAGGCACGAGGACGGGACTCAGAGTGACACCGAAGACCCCAAGGCAGAGAAGGAGACGACGCCGGGCAGCGAACGTCCGACAGAGCAGACGAGGCTGCAGCGCCAGATGAGGCGTGACCCCCACGAGATGCTGCACAACAAGCAGGCCTTTGTCATCGAGTTCTTCGAGGACACACCACGGAAGAAGCGGTCCCAGTCCTTCACGCACAGTGCTCACTCATCCCAGAGCGACACGGATCCGGGGCTGAAGAACAAGGTTGAAAAGCGCAAGAACGCGTTGCCGGCGGAGAAGCCAGGAAATTCAGTGCCGCCATCCCACCTCGCAGCCCAGGCGGGCAAAGCCACCAGCAATTCCTGCGGGACCCAAAGAACGAGCTCCTTCAAGAGGGAGAAGACGGAGGATCGGATCAACTCTTCATCTtcttctgctcccagagccaaAAGCTATGGGAGCGTTGGGAGGAAGTCTAAAATGGCTCAGGATTTTATGGCCGAGTACTTGCGTGAGACGGCTCAGTCTGGGAAGCCAAGCACTGAGAaaccagcccctctgcccaTGCCGGTAGCTCCACGCGTGGTTATATCCTCAGAACCAGAGCCTGCCTCTGCTCCACCTCCAGAAGTGAAgtctgcccagggcaggaggaaTGATGAGGAAGACAGTGTAAGCGAGACCGGCACATACACCATTGAGACAGAGTCGCAGGACAAAGAGGTGGAGGAAGCGCGAAAAATGATAGATCAG GTTTTTGGTGTTCTTGAGTCGCCTGAATTTTCCAGAATCTCTTCAGCCTTTAGGCCAGTAATTAAAGGTGAAAAAGATGACTCCGGTTCTCAGCATCTAATCAGTGAAAATGGCACTAGTCAGAAGTCACCCTTGCTCCAGGCATTTTCCTCAAAAGCTGTGAATGGGTCTCAGGCTGAAGCGCAG ATGTCTGCAGCCACTCAAGGGAGTCAGAAGTGGGTGTCAAGGTGGGCGAGCCTTGCGGACAGTTACTCTGACTCTGGATCTGTCTCTGGGCAGGGTGATGGAAGTGCAG AAAGCGGGGTACCCCCAAAACCTGGGGAACCAGAAAACTCTGTGCCCTCAAGAACAAGACGCCTTCTTCCCCAGCTTCCACCAAGCGATAAATCAGACAGCCCCACTCCCACGGTCCTGGTGTGCCAGGAGTCCTATTCTGAGGTTACCAAGAGAACCATCGTGAAGGACCACTGCGTGGAAGCCTATGGCGATTCCAGCAGCCGCCTCTTCATCCAGGAAGACCTGGATCCGGATAGCCTCAGCGATGCCAGCAGATCTGACGATGGCTTCAGCatggaaaaaggcaagaaatacAAAGAGAACAGCAAAATGCTAGAGCAGATGGGGGAAGACAATAGATCAGAGAGCCGGCAGCCAGGAGCCTGCCGGATCTCTCACGTGAGAGCTGTGAGTGAGCCAGTTTCTACTTCGTTCTACATTGGTGATGACAGCAATGATGCGGGGGTTCCCTCCAAGCTCTCTCTGAGTGTTACCCATGCTCgagcagacaaggacagcaaGGATCCAGAGTTTTCCTTCAGGTGTGCTGGCACACCAGTTTCTGGAAAGCCACCAGTCAAAGATGTTAGTGCTTATATAAACGCGGCTGGAAAAGTAGTTATTTCCCTTCATCAGAGTCTTCCTCAAGATCAAGAAAACATGTCAGGAAAGGAAACAACATCTTTTGTTCGACAGGAAAGTTTTACCAAAGATAAATCAAGCAGTGGTGTTCCTCAAAATAAACTCCCACATATTTCAAGTCACCCTCTGCTTAAAGATTTAGAGGCTGTTCGTTCCACTCGTATGGACTTTAGTCAGGACACTCATCTTCTGCTTAAGGACACTGAAACTGCCTTGGCAGCACTGGAAGCCAAATTGCTTGGTCAAAGCCAACAGGTGGAGCCCTCGGAAACTGCTGGTCAGCTGGAGGACTCCTTGTCAGGGGACTCAGATGTAGACACTGCCAGCACAGTCAGCTTGGTGAGTGGCAAAAATGTCCCAGCAAGTGCCCCGAAACGCAAAGCAGTCGCGAGCTTGCAGAAGGAGAAATCTTCCTCCACACCATCCATCCAGGACCAGTGTGGGCAGCCCAGCGCTCGGGACAGGCTGACGGAGAAGCGGAAAACACAAGCACCAGAGGCACCAAACCGAGCAGAGGCTGCCAAACGCTTCCAGATGAAGCGGAGCACTGGGACTCGAGGATCACTTGACTTCACAGATGATGAGAGAAGTTCAAACTCTCCCTACTTGCCGGTCCCGGATGCAGTTGTATCTGACCACGAGCACTCGGTAACCCGGCCAGTTCCCAGGAGGAAACCTTACACTCAGGCCACCAAGGAGGACCAGAGCAAAACGACCTCAaatgtgcagaaaatccagcagGTTCTCACCCGGTCCAACAGTTTATCCACCCCACGGCCCACAAGGGCCTCAAAGCTACGCCGTGCCCGGCTGGGAGATGCTTCGGACAATGAATGCGTGGATGCTGAGAAAACAGCCTCCAACCCTGACACCGCTGCTCAGGGCATCAAGCAGCCCACGGAGACAAAGAAGCTCTCCCGGCTGGACATCCTGGCCATGCCCAGGAAACGGGCAGGTTCATTTACAGTGCCCAGTGACTCGGAGACGGCGCAGTCGAGGACGGGGTTTTCGGGCCGCAGCGCGGAGTCCTATCGAAAGATGGGCGTTTCGGAcgtgagagctgcagccaggaaaACGGCGGCCGCTGCCTCTGCCAAGCAGCCTTTCAGCAGGACCCGTTCAAGCAGTGTCAAGTACTCCTCCTCATCATCCT CCACACAAACACCGAGGATAcgtggctctgggctgggcaaACAGAAGCACAATGGCAAAGAAACGGATGATGATGAAGATTTTGATGACAACCCTGACCCATACAACTTCATGGCGCAAACAGCAGAGATAGCAGAAATAGCCAG GCTCAGCCAAACCTTGGTGAAGGATGTGGCCATCCTTGCTCGAGAGATTCACGATGTTGCTGGAGATGGGGACTCACAGAGTTCCTCGGGGACGGGACCAAGCACCTCCCTCAGCTCTGTGCCCAACACTCCTGCTTCCACCATATCTGCAAGAGAAGAG TTGGTGCAGCACATTCCAGAAGCAAGTCTGAACTACCAGAAAGTGCCTCCGGGATCAGTGGAACTGAAGGATTTTGACCAAAATATGAATGATAATAGAGAAGAGGATCCCTCAAGAAAAACAAGGACAAGAAACCGTGAGGAG GTAATCTTTGACAATCTGATGTTGAACCCAGTGTCTCAGTTATCACATACAATCcgtgaaaatacagaaaaccttGCTGAAAAAATGAA GATTCTGTTTCAAAACTCTGAAAGGacctgggaggagatggaggccAAAATCAATTCAGAAAATGAAGTGCCAATTCTGAAGACATCAAACAAG GAAATCAGTTCTATTCTGAAGGAGCTCAGGCGAGTTCAAAAACAGCTTGAAG tcATAAATGCTATCGTTGACCCTACTGGAAACTTGGATATAGTTGCCAGTAACAAAGCATCTGCTGCTGCTAAACAATCTACAGCCACTAAAGTCAGGACTGCTAACAATTCTGGGTCCACACTGGAGACTTTGTCCCCAGCACAGATGAGAAACTACACTCAGAAATCGAACTGTGGGTCTTCTAGCTTACAAGATTCGAATTTCATTCCAGATGGAGAGAAATATGTGATCTGA
- the CEP170B gene encoding centrosomal protein of 170 kDa protein B isoform X4 has protein sequence MSVTSWFLVSSTGIRHRLPREMIFVGRDDCELMLQSRSVDKQHAVINYDKEKDEHWVKDLGSLNGTFVNDVRIPDQKYITLKLNDVIRFGYDSNMYVLEQIQHKVPEEALKHEKYTSQLQMNYKGTAMKRAEQHMEHGVYTESPQAKLEKGERKAITETNTYRTPLYGQPSWWGEDDANNKEERRQEEHYSERSKEITQHEEELNGNISTYRDAQEQSVFAFRREPSYFEIPTKEFQQPSKSPETQVHEIPTKDVDAVVAPVVQSHASFTIEFDDGTPGKIKIKDHVTKFSLRQRRPFSKEPAHTEVMSAESKVADWLVQNDPSLMRRQSAGDDVYSTKSDLPVHVRTLKGHRHEDGTQSDTEDPKAEKETTPGSERPTEQTRLQRQMRRDPHEMLHNKQAFVIEFFEDTPRKKRSQSFTHSAHSSQSDTDPGLKNKVEKRKNALPAEKPGNSVPPSHLAAQAGKATSNSCGTQRTSSFKREKTEDRINSSSSSAPRAKSYGSVGRKSKMAQDFMAEYLRETAQSGKPSTEKPAPLPMPVAPRVVISSEPEPASAPPPEVKSAQGRRNDEEDSVSETGTYTIETESQDKEVEEARKMIDQVFGVLESPEFSRISSAFRPVIKGEKDDSGSQHLISENGTSQKSPLLQAFSSKAVNGSQAEAQMSAATQGSQKWVSRWASLADSYSDSGSVSGQGDGSAESGVPPKPGEPENSVPSRTRRLLPQLPPSDKSDSPTPTVLVCQESYSEVTKRTIVKDHCVEAYGDSSSRLFIQEDLDPDSLSDASRSDDGFSMEKGKKYKENSKMLEQMGEDNRSESRQPGACRISHVRAVSEPVSTSFYIGDDSNDAGVPSKLSLSVTHARADKDSKDPEFSFRCAGTPVSGKPPVKDVSAYINAAGKVVISLHQSLPQDQENMSGKETTSFVRQESFTKDKSSSGVPQNKLPHISSHPLLKDLEAVRSTRMDFSQDTHLLLKDTETALAALEAKLLGQSQQVEPSETAGQLEDSLSGDSDVDTASTVSLVSGKNVPASAPKRKAVASLQKEKSSSTPSIQDQCGQPSARDRLTEKRKTQAPEAPNRAEAAKRFQMKRSTGTRGSLDFTDDERSSNSPYLPVPDAVVSDHEHSVTRPVPRRKPYTQATKEDQSKTTSNVQKIQQVLTRSNSLSTPRPTRASKLRRARLGDASDNECVDAEKTASNPDTAAQGIKQPTETKKLSRLDILAMPRKRAGSFTVPSDSETAQSRTGFSGRSAESYRKMGVSDVRAAARKTAAAASAKQPFSRTRSSSVKYSSSSSSSRRRPQGSDYTSTSEEEYGSNHSSPKHKRSHTSTATQTPRIRGSGLGKQKHNGKETDDDEDFDDNPDPYNFMAQTAEIAEIARLSQTLVKDVAILAREIHDVAGDGDSQSSSGTGPSTSLSSVPNTPASTISAREEIARRSFRLAYPSQLVQHIPEASLNYQKVPPGSVELKDFDQNMNDNREEDPSRKTRTRNREEVIFDNLMLNPVSQLSHTIRENTENLAEKMKILFQNSERTWEEMEAKINSENEVPILKTSNKEISSILKELRRVQKQLEVINAIVDPTGNLDIVASNKASAAAKQSTATKVRTANNSGSTLETLSPAQMRNYTQKSNCGSSSLQDSNFIPDGEKYVI, from the exons AAACGAATACTTACCGCACCCCTCTCTATGGGCAGCCCTCCTGGTGGGGGGAAGATGATGCAAATAACAAGGAGGAGAGAAGGCAAGAGGAACATTACTCAG AGAGATCAAAAGAGATAACCCAACATGAAGAGGAACTGAATGGGAATATTTCTACTTATAGAGATGCCCAAGAACAATCTGTGTTTGCCTTCCGGAGAGAGCCAAGTTACTTTGAGATTCCAACTAAAGAATTTCAGCAGCCATCAAAATCTCCAGAAACACAGGTCCATGAGATCCCAACAAAGGATGTTGATGCTGTGGTAGCCCCTGTTGTACAGAGTCATGCCTCTTTCACCATTGAATTTGATGATGGTACCCCTggtaaaataaagataaaagacCATGTAACTAAATTTTCGCTCAGACAGAGAAGACCCTTCAGTAAGGAACCAGCTCATACAGAGGTGATGTCAGCAGAGAGCAAAGTGGCTGACTGGCTTGTCCAGAATGACCCAAGCCTGATGAGAAGGCAGTCTGCAGGAGATGATGTTTACAGTACCAAGAGTGACCTGCCAGTTCATGTAAGGACGCTTAAAG GCCATAGGCACGAGGACGGGACTCAGAGTGACACCGAAGACCCCAAGGCAGAGAAGGAGACGACGCCGGGCAGCGAACGTCCGACAGAGCAGACGAGGCTGCAGCGCCAGATGAGGCGTGACCCCCACGAGATGCTGCACAACAAGCAGGCCTTTGTCATCGAGTTCTTCGAGGACACACCACGGAAGAAGCGGTCCCAGTCCTTCACGCACAGTGCTCACTCATCCCAGAGCGACACGGATCCGGGGCTGAAGAACAAGGTTGAAAAGCGCAAGAACGCGTTGCCGGCGGAGAAGCCAGGAAATTCAGTGCCGCCATCCCACCTCGCAGCCCAGGCGGGCAAAGCCACCAGCAATTCCTGCGGGACCCAAAGAACGAGCTCCTTCAAGAGGGAGAAGACGGAGGATCGGATCAACTCTTCATCTtcttctgctcccagagccaaAAGCTATGGGAGCGTTGGGAGGAAGTCTAAAATGGCTCAGGATTTTATGGCCGAGTACTTGCGTGAGACGGCTCAGTCTGGGAAGCCAAGCACTGAGAaaccagcccctctgcccaTGCCGGTAGCTCCACGCGTGGTTATATCCTCAGAACCAGAGCCTGCCTCTGCTCCACCTCCAGAAGTGAAgtctgcccagggcaggaggaaTGATGAGGAAGACAGTGTAAGCGAGACCGGCACATACACCATTGAGACAGAGTCGCAGGACAAAGAGGTGGAGGAAGCGCGAAAAATGATAGATCAG GTTTTTGGTGTTCTTGAGTCGCCTGAATTTTCCAGAATCTCTTCAGCCTTTAGGCCAGTAATTAAAGGTGAAAAAGATGACTCCGGTTCTCAGCATCTAATCAGTGAAAATGGCACTAGTCAGAAGTCACCCTTGCTCCAGGCATTTTCCTCAAAAGCTGTGAATGGGTCTCAGGCTGAAGCGCAG ATGTCTGCAGCCACTCAAGGGAGTCAGAAGTGGGTGTCAAGGTGGGCGAGCCTTGCGGACAGTTACTCTGACTCTGGATCTGTCTCTGGGCAGGGTGATGGAAGTGCAG AAAGCGGGGTACCCCCAAAACCTGGGGAACCAGAAAACTCTGTGCCCTCAAGAACAAGACGCCTTCTTCCCCAGCTTCCACCAAGCGATAAATCAGACAGCCCCACTCCCACGGTCCTGGTGTGCCAGGAGTCCTATTCTGAGGTTACCAAGAGAACCATCGTGAAGGACCACTGCGTGGAAGCCTATGGCGATTCCAGCAGCCGCCTCTTCATCCAGGAAGACCTGGATCCGGATAGCCTCAGCGATGCCAGCAGATCTGACGATGGCTTCAGCatggaaaaaggcaagaaatacAAAGAGAACAGCAAAATGCTAGAGCAGATGGGGGAAGACAATAGATCAGAGAGCCGGCAGCCAGGAGCCTGCCGGATCTCTCACGTGAGAGCTGTGAGTGAGCCAGTTTCTACTTCGTTCTACATTGGTGATGACAGCAATGATGCGGGGGTTCCCTCCAAGCTCTCTCTGAGTGTTACCCATGCTCgagcagacaaggacagcaaGGATCCAGAGTTTTCCTTCAGGTGTGCTGGCACACCAGTTTCTGGAAAGCCACCAGTCAAAGATGTTAGTGCTTATATAAACGCGGCTGGAAAAGTAGTTATTTCCCTTCATCAGAGTCTTCCTCAAGATCAAGAAAACATGTCAGGAAAGGAAACAACATCTTTTGTTCGACAGGAAAGTTTTACCAAAGATAAATCAAGCAGTGGTGTTCCTCAAAATAAACTCCCACATATTTCAAGTCACCCTCTGCTTAAAGATTTAGAGGCTGTTCGTTCCACTCGTATGGACTTTAGTCAGGACACTCATCTTCTGCTTAAGGACACTGAAACTGCCTTGGCAGCACTGGAAGCCAAATTGCTTGGTCAAAGCCAACAGGTGGAGCCCTCGGAAACTGCTGGTCAGCTGGAGGACTCCTTGTCAGGGGACTCAGATGTAGACACTGCCAGCACAGTCAGCTTGGTGAGTGGCAAAAATGTCCCAGCAAGTGCCCCGAAACGCAAAGCAGTCGCGAGCTTGCAGAAGGAGAAATCTTCCTCCACACCATCCATCCAGGACCAGTGTGGGCAGCCCAGCGCTCGGGACAGGCTGACGGAGAAGCGGAAAACACAAGCACCAGAGGCACCAAACCGAGCAGAGGCTGCCAAACGCTTCCAGATGAAGCGGAGCACTGGGACTCGAGGATCACTTGACTTCACAGATGATGAGAGAAGTTCAAACTCTCCCTACTTGCCGGTCCCGGATGCAGTTGTATCTGACCACGAGCACTCGGTAACCCGGCCAGTTCCCAGGAGGAAACCTTACACTCAGGCCACCAAGGAGGACCAGAGCAAAACGACCTCAaatgtgcagaaaatccagcagGTTCTCACCCGGTCCAACAGTTTATCCACCCCACGGCCCACAAGGGCCTCAAAGCTACGCCGTGCCCGGCTGGGAGATGCTTCGGACAATGAATGCGTGGATGCTGAGAAAACAGCCTCCAACCCTGACACCGCTGCTCAGGGCATCAAGCAGCCCACGGAGACAAAGAAGCTCTCCCGGCTGGACATCCTGGCCATGCCCAGGAAACGGGCAGGTTCATTTACAGTGCCCAGTGACTCGGAGACGGCGCAGTCGAGGACGGGGTTTTCGGGCCGCAGCGCGGAGTCCTATCGAAAGATGGGCGTTTCGGAcgtgagagctgcagccaggaaaACGGCGGCCGCTGCCTCTGCCAAGCAGCCTTTCAGCAGGACCCGTTCAAGCAGTGTCAAGTACTCCTCCTCATCATCCT CATCAAGGCGGAGACCACAGGGTTCAGATTACACTTCTACTTCGGAGGAGGAATATGGCTCAAATCACAGCTCCCCTAAACACAAACGCTCCCATACTTCAACAGCCACACAAACACCGAGGATAcgtggctctgggctgggcaaACAGAAGCACAATGGCAAAGAAACGGATGATGATGAAGATTTTGATGACAACCCTGACCCATACAACTTCATGGCGCAAACAGCAGAGATAGCAGAAATAGCCAG GCTCAGCCAAACCTTGGTGAAGGATGTGGCCATCCTTGCTCGAGAGATTCACGATGTTGCTGGAGATGGGGACTCACAGAGTTCCTCGGGGACGGGACCAAGCACCTCCCTCAGCTCTGTGCCCAACACTCCTGCTTCCACCATATCTGCAAGAGAAGAG ATTGCTCGTAGATCTTTTCGGCTGGCATATCCATCTCAG TTGGTGCAGCACATTCCAGAAGCAAGTCTGAACTACCAGAAAGTGCCTCCGGGATCAGTGGAACTGAAGGATTTTGACCAAAATATGAATGATAATAGAGAAGAGGATCCCTCAAGAAAAACAAGGACAAGAAACCGTGAGGAG GTAATCTTTGACAATCTGATGTTGAACCCAGTGTCTCAGTTATCACATACAATCcgtgaaaatacagaaaaccttGCTGAAAAAATGAA GATTCTGTTTCAAAACTCTGAAAGGacctgggaggagatggaggccAAAATCAATTCAGAAAATGAAGTGCCAATTCTGAAGACATCAAACAAG GAAATCAGTTCTATTCTGAAGGAGCTCAGGCGAGTTCAAAAACAGCTTGAAG tcATAAATGCTATCGTTGACCCTACTGGAAACTTGGATATAGTTGCCAGTAACAAAGCATCTGCTGCTGCTAAACAATCTACAGCCACTAAAGTCAGGACTGCTAACAATTCTGGGTCCACACTGGAGACTTTGTCCCCAGCACAGATGAGAAACTACACTCAGAAATCGAACTGTGGGTCTTCTAGCTTACAAGATTCGAATTTCATTCCAGATGGAGAGAAATATGTGATCTGA